The genome window TGGATATATAGCGGGATTTGCAACTCTAGTAGAATTTTTATTTGCACCGCCAGCTATTGCGTTGGCTATTGGAGCCTATCTAAATGTTCAATTTCCATCATTAGATCCAAAATGGATTGCTTGTTTTTGTTACTTTATTTTTACAATTTTAAATATATTAGGTGTTAGCATTGCGGCAAGTTTTGAACTGGTTGTAACTATATTTGCTATAATAGAATTGCTTATCTTTATGGGAGTTGTTCTTCCAGGATTTAAATTAGAAAATTTTATCAGTCATGGCTGGGCTGGTAGTGATCATTTTTCAATAACTAGTATCTCGGGTATATTAGCGGCGATACCTTTTGCAATTTGGTTCTTTTTAGCTATAGAAGGAGCTGCTATGGCAGCAGAAGAAGTTAAAAATCCAAGAAAAACTATCCCAAGGGCATTTATTTCTGGAATTATGACATTAATAATTTTAGCGCTTGGAGTTATGATTTTTGCAGGTGGTGTTGGCGATTGGCGGAAATTTGCAAACATAAATGATCCTTTACCAGAAGCAATGAAGGTTATTGTTGGAAACTCTAGTGGTTGGTTGCACATGCTTGTTTGGTTAGGATTATTTGGATTAATAGCCTCATTCCATGGAATAATAATGGGATACTCTCGCCAAATATTTGCGCTTTCGCGTGAAGGATATTTACCAAGTTTTTTGGCAAAAATACATCCTACTTTTAAAACTCCATACATAGCTATATTCATAGGAAGTATATTTGGTATTTTAGTTATTTTTAGTGATAATATAATAAAAATTCAAGGACAAACTTTAAGTGCAAGTATCGTTACAATGTCGGTGTTTGGTGCAATAATAATGTATATTATATCAATGATGTCATTATTAAAATTAAGAAAAAAAGAACCTGAACTAGAGCGCCCTTTTCAAGCACCTTTTTATCCTTATTTTCCAATAATAGCACTTATTTTGTCAATTATTAGTTTAATTTCAATGTTATATTTTAATTTGTATTTAGGTGTAATATTTTTTATTTTATGTATTGTATGTGGTTTTTATTCTCTATTTTTTTACAAAAGAAGATTGAAATTTGAGAATAGTAAAGAAGTTCAACTTAATTAATTTGAATGATTATTAAGAATTTTTTGATAAATTTCATTGGTTTCTTTTTCGCTTAAAGCAGTTTTTTGCGCATATAAAAATACTACTAAACTTGTAATAGCAATTACAATAAAGTCTAACTGCATAGAAATAATTCCTAATCCACCTTTATAAGTTCCCAAGTAAGAAACAATACCAGATAACAAAAGATAAAGTATTAACCAGCTAAAAGATTTTAAGGAGAGTGTTTCTTTGCGAGCGGATTTGCTTAAATAATGAGACATTATAAAAATAAAAATTCCTAAACCAACAGCAACAAAAAGTTTCCAAACCGTTTCCCAGCCAGTCCATTGCAACATAAGATTACAAACATAAAAAGATAAAAATGAAAGAAATTTTGGAAAAGGTAGTTTAAATGGCCTTGCTAAATTTGGAAGATTTTTTCTAAAAATAGGAAGACAAATAGGCCCACAAGCAAGCGAGAGAACAATAGCAGCGGATAAAAAAGCTATCATTGATTGCCAACCAGAAAAAGGGAGAAAAAATAACATCCCAATTAAAAAGTTAACAAGTATTGCAACCCAAGGAATTGAAAAGCGATTTACTTTAGAAAAAGCTTTAGGAGCATCGCCCTGGATGCTCATTGAATATAAAATTCTAGAAGAAGAAGCTACAAAGCCTACTGCAGTTCCAAATGGCGAAATAATGGCGTCGAAATATAGAACTTTCACCATAAATGCAAAACCTAAAGCTATAAATATACCTGCAAAAGGACCAGCGTCACCAGTAAAACTAATTTTATCCCAACCATTCGTAATGGCACTTGGATCAACCGATAAAATAAACCCAATTTGCAAAATAACATATAAAGCCATACTCGCTAGAATGGAGCCAAATAGAGCGAATGGTATTGATTTTTGTGGGTTTTTAGCTTCACCAGCAAGAAAAATTGCAGTTTGAAATCCAAAAAATGAAAAGCTAACTCCTCCAACAGAAATAGAAGATAGTAGACCATTAAATCCAAAAGGGAAAAATTCATGCGACGTTAAATTTTCTGGATGAATGTTAGAAGATAAAAGCAAAATAGCAACGCCTACTGGAATTATAAGCTTCCAAATAACGACAATTTTATTTGTTTCTGCCATAAATTTTACGCCAACTATATTGATAAAAGAAAGGACTGCCATTAACAAAGTAGCAAAAATAAGACCTTTGTTTGTTAGAGTGTCTATTCCATTTATTTTTTCCATCAAGTTTGGAACGTAATTAGAAGCGTATTGAAGGACAGCTTGTACCTCAATAGGTGCTACAACCATTGTCCATAGCCAAGTGATCCAAGCAAAAATGGCACCGGTCATTTTGCCGTGGCTTAGTAAAGAATAGGCTGTAGAACCACCACTTAAAGGTAGCATAGTAGATAATTCAGCAAACGATAAAGCAATAATACCAACGCAAAATCCACCTAATATCCAAGCAAGTATAGCGGCAGGGCCAGCAGATTGAGCTGTGTAAAAGGATCCAAAGAGCCAACCAGATCCAACCATAGAGCCTATAGATAAAAATAAAAGACTTGTTTTGGAAATATTTCGTTTAAGTTGCATATTTTTACTTTACCTTTTGAAAAGTTTGTAGAGTCTTTGGCTCACCATGTAGTAAGACTAAAGAGACTTTGATAGGCATGTATGCAATAAAATTCTTGGCCTGTCATCCAGTTTTTTTAATTTTTTTGTAACATATTATTTTAAGGTATAAATATGCTAAAAACTCTTAGTGCTAAAGTCACCGAACTTCATATAGGAGAAAGATTTGATGTAGTAGCTACACATCTCTTTCCTAATATAAGTAGAAAAAAGATTAAAAATATTATTGATTCTGGAGGGGCATATTTAAATAAAAAGAGAATAAAAATTGCTAAAACAGAAGTGAAAATTGGGGATAAAATAGAACTTTTTTGGGAAGAAAATAGCATAGATAATACTCAAAAAGGATCTATAAAGCAATTAAATATAAAAAATAATATCGAAATCAAAATAGATACTGAAACATTAATATTTGAAAACGAATCATTTTCTATTATTAATAAACCAGCTGGAGTTGCATCTCAAGCGACTCTAACTTCAAGTACTGATACAATTTTTCATTTGTTAAATAAAGTTTATCCGGAGAAGTTTGATTTAAAAAAAATGTTTCTAGTTCACAGATTAGATAAAGATACTTCTGGATTAATGATTATAGCAAAAAATTTAGAAGTCCAAAAGAAATTCGAAAATTTATTTAGGGATAAATTAATAGAAAAAAATTATTTAGCATTATGCTTTTCCAAGCCAAAACAGAATGAGGGAGAGTTAAATTTTCCAATTGCAAAAGACAGTAATAGAAAAAATTGTTACTTTGCAATAACTAATCCAAATTCTAAAAACAAAAATGCAAAAGAAGCTTTTACTAAATATAAATTATTACAGTACTATAATGATGCAAATATTTCTTTAGTATCTTGTTTTCCAAAAACAGGAAGAACTCATCAGATAAGAGTGCATTTAAATGCTATTGGTTGTCCAATATTGGGCGATAAAACTTATTCACAAAATATTTATGGTCATAAATATTATCAAATAGCTTTAAGGCATATGTTACATGCTTGTTATTTGAAATTTCAATTTGAAGGTCAGAATTTTGAATTTAATTTAGATCTACCGAAAGATTTTAAAAGTATAATAGAAACTATAGAAGCTGTTAAATAATTTTATAGCAGTATTATGTCATATAAGCTTGAAAATATTTTGAGATAGTTTTATCAAAAAAGAATCTTGATTCATTGTTTTGTAAAAAGCAATCGCTCTGCCAAGAGATACACAACTCAAAGGAGGATAGGCATGTCTTATAAATTGATTACTGTTCCACAAGGTGGAGCTCACATAAAAGCTGACGCTAATGGTAAAATTGAAGTTCCTGATAATCCAGTGATTCCTTATATTGAAGGTGATGGAACTGGTCCTGATATTTGGTATGCTTCTCAAATGGTTTTTGATGCTGCAGTTCAAAAAGCGTATGGCGGGAAAAAGAAAATACATTGGATGGAAGTACCTGCGGGAGAAAAATCATTTAATAAACATGGAAATTGGTTGCCAGATGAAACTATTGACGCCATTAAAGAGTTCAGAGTGGCAATCAAAGGTCCTCTTACAACTCCAGTTGGTGGTGGAATTCGTAGTTTGAACGTTGCATTAAGACAAATATTAGATCTTTATCAATGTGTTCGTCCTGTTAAGTGGTATACAAATGTTCCTTCTCCAGTTCGCGAGCCGCAAAAAGTTAATATGTGTATTTTTCGCGAAAATACAGAAGATATTTATGCAGGAATTGAATTTAAAGCTGGAACAGAAGAGCAAAAAAAATTACGTGAGTTTTTAGCTAATACTTTAGGAAAAAAAGTTCGTGAAGACTCAGGTTTAGGAATTAAACCAGTAAGTGAATTTGGTTCAAAGCGTTTAGTTAGAGCAGCTATTAATTATGCAATTAAAAACAAATGTAAAAGCGTTACTTTAGTTCATAAAGGTAACATAATGAAGTTCACAGAAGGTGCCTTCCGTGATTGGGGTTATGAAGTTGCTAAAACAGAATTTAGGGAGCATTGCGTCACATGGGAAGAATGTAATGGGAACGCTCCTGCTGGGAAAATTCTTGTCAAAGATGCTATTGCTGACAATATGTTCCAACAAGCTCTTTTACGTCCAGATGAATATGAAGTACTAGCTTGTACAAATTTAAATGGTGACTATTTATCGGACGCTCTTGCAGCACAAGTTGGCGGCTTAGGTATTGCTCCTGGAGCTAACATCGGTGATGGTTTTGCTCTTTTTGAAGCTACACATGGTACAGCGCCAAAATATGCAGGGCAGGATAAAGTGAACCCTGGTTCTGTTATTTTAAGTGGTAATATGATGTTCGAGTATCTTGGCTGGAACGAAGTTGTTACTTTAATTGAGAAAGCTTTTGAAAAAACTCTAGCGCAAAAAGTTGTAACTTACGATTTTGCTCGTCAATTGAGTGGTGCAAGAGAAGTTAAATGTTCTGAGTTTGCAAAAGCTATTATTTCTAATATGTAAAGTTTTTGTATTGAGGTCATTTGAAGTATATAAGTACAGTAAAAAGTGTTTATAGCAAGTATTCTCGTCTTTTGCCCTGGGCGAGTTTAATTTGGGGTATTGCTTCAAGCTTTTGGCTTACAAGAGATTATTCCAAAGCTTATCGTTTAGGGCTTTTCACTATTGCATTTTTTATTTTAATAATTTTAATGTCAACTTGGTATAGTTACATTACTAGAATTTCACAAAAAAATCAAAGTAACCTAAAAAAAATTCATATTAATATTCACAAACAAAAAGATTTATTTGAATTTGTGGGTCTTACTGTTACACAATATTTTATTCAATATATCTTTATGTTTTGCATTCCTTTTTTGTATTTTAGACAAGAATGGATTTGGTTGTTTTTTTGTTCATTTTTTGTTGGAATGACTTTATGGGATCCCTTTTGGATTCGTCTTTTTAAAATTCAATTATTTCGTTTGTTTTTAAGATTAATAGCAACTTGCATGGTATTTGGATTTCTGTATGCAGTTTTTTTTCCGCAATTCATAGATTATTACTATGTATGGTTTACTATTATTTGTTTTACAGTAATTTTTCCATGGAATTCTCTTTTTTTGAGAAATGAAATTAATATTCCTGAAATTGCAGCTTCATTTATATTAACAATTTTTATTGCAATACATTCCTTTGTTCCTCCTGAATATCAATTTCCAGTTATTTCAATATGGGTTGAAAATAGTAATTATTCTATAGATAAACCAGGCAATAAATCTTATGAACTAATTAAAGGAAATATTAAATCCAGAAAAGATTTTATTAGTACTTTAAATTCTGGAAAACAAATTTGTGCAATTTCTCCAATTATTGCTCCTGCAGGTTTTTACTCAAAAATATATCATGAGTGGTATATTGATGATCGATTTGTTGATAAAATTACTTTACCTTCAATATCTGGTTCAGATATCAATGAACAACACAGTACTTATTCTTGTAAAAAGTTTTTTTTAAATTTAAAAACTGTGAAAAAAATTACCACAAAAATTTATCTTAAAAATGGAATTTATGTAGGAAGGCAATTTTTAATAATTTCGGACTGAGCTTCTTCAAGCGCAAGTATATCTTTTTCTGAAATTTGATATCCTAAACTTGCGAGTAATTCAATATAAAGAGAAAAATCGTTAACTGCTTCTGCATATTCATCTTTAATTTCTTCACTAGTTAAATGTTTTTCTGTTAAAAAACATTCTAAGCCCTCTTTTGTACAAAGAGCTGCTAAAAGAATAGGTAAATGACCGATTGTGCTTCTACCAAACAATTTTTTTTCATATTCACGAATTTCATCTTGGATATTTGAACCAATTTCGTTTGTAATTTCTAGGCTTCGATGTGTTTGTTTCAACTGGCACTTAGCTGGGGAGTCTAAACTATTAAAAAACTCACATATTAAAGGTCGCATTGTGAATATTCCACAATGTCCTGAAAATTGATTACCATCTTCTTTAACAAAAAAGGGGCAAGGAGTTTTTAGGTTTAAAAACTTTTTTTGATCTTGATCTTTGAATGGTAATGTTCCTAAGTCTTTCGCAAAATCAAAATATTTGCTTGAATATTCAAACAGTTTTGCAGCTAAAGCTTGTAAATCATATCCTTCAGCCAGTAACCTATTTAAAAGGACAAATGCCTCACCTAAAGTAATTGGCACCATTGGAAAGTGACAACAAGCTCCGCAGCCTTTCGTACAAGTGATTTGTTCTTTCGGAAATTTTTGCGAAAAATTAGTCACTGCTAATTGAGCTTCACTTTGATAAGAATCATATTTATTAAGTACGTACGGTATTAATTTTTCTACTGCTGATTTATAGTCCATGATTCTACCCTCTATTAAAACATTTCCAAGTTCCATGTATGCTTTTTTGGGAGTGGATACAAGAGTTAAAGTAGTTATAATGTCAGTTAAGAGTTGTGAAAAGAAATGCGAGGATCGAAGGAATAGCTACAATTTGTCAAATAATTTTTGAGAAAATAAAAGTAACAAAGTTGCAACCAAAGGTTTGGCAGAACCAATTCATCACGATTTATAATATTTCCTGCAAATTTTTTTCAGAATTTTTTCCTACATTTTTTAAAACGAAGTCCAAAATTTAAGTGAACTTAAAATATATTTTCCTGTGCCAAAGGCTGGAAAAGGATAAGTTTCACTTCACTTCATTATTTTAAGATATTTTTTTAAATAACTAAATAAATATTTGGTAATCTTTGATTCTTAAAATAAATCTTTTTTAATATAAATACAATTTAATCCTTTTTAAGTAATTTAAATTTTTACAAATTATTGCATTTGAAAATTAACAAAAATTCATTTACTACTTTATCGACTATCTATCAGGAGAGATGTATAATGGATAAATTTATCGAAGTGATATTAGAAAATAAAATATATCTGATTCTTACTATAGTAACTTTAGTTATTATAACTGTAAGTGTTTCTTTTAATTCTTTCAAAAAAACAAAAAATAAAAGTATAAAAATAGTTCAAAAAAATAATATTGTTAATGGTAATATGGCTGGAAGAGATATAAGGAAATAGAAAATGTTAGAAAGTATAAAGCAAAAAAATAATACTGCTGGTAGGAATATTGTAGCAGGAAATATGGTTGAAAATAATTTTTTGATTAATTTAAATATACCAAAAGAAATTGAGGAAACCTCGGATGTTGAAATCAAGAAAAGTATATATAAATTTATGAAATTCTTAAAAAAAAATGAAGAAGAAAATGAATTAATTGGACTTGAAAAAAAGCTTATTGATGCGCATATGAATAGTTCAGTAAAAAGGGCATTAAAGAAAAAAGAAGAGGCTTTTACAATGTGTCTAATGAATTCATTACATCCAGAATTTATTATAAAAACTGCGCACTGCCTTTCTTTTATTGAATATGAATTTAGTAATAAAA of Pigmentibacter sp. JX0631 contains these proteins:
- the eat gene encoding ethanolamine permease, whose product is MDIKDNKLKPVLGTFQLWGIAVGLVISGEYFGWSYGWGSAGTLGFLVTFFLISSLYFTFIFSFTELSTAIPHAGGPFAYAKRAFGPIGGYIAGFATLVEFLFAPPAIALAIGAYLNVQFPSLDPKWIACFCYFIFTILNILGVSIAASFELVVTIFAIIELLIFMGVVLPGFKLENFISHGWAGSDHFSITSISGILAAIPFAIWFFLAIEGAAMAAEEVKNPRKTIPRAFISGIMTLIILALGVMIFAGGVGDWRKFANINDPLPEAMKVIVGNSSGWLHMLVWLGLFGLIASFHGIIMGYSRQIFALSREGYLPSFLAKIHPTFKTPYIAIFIGSIFGILVIFSDNIIKIQGQTLSASIVTMSVFGAIIMYIISMMSLLKLRKKEPELERPFQAPFYPYFPIIALILSIISLISMLYFNLYLGVIFFILCIVCGFYSLFFYKRRLKFENSKEVQLN
- a CDS encoding APC family permease; this translates as MQLKRNISKTSLLFLSIGSMVGSGWLFGSFYTAQSAGPAAILAWILGGFCVGIIALSFAELSTMLPLSGGSTAYSLLSHGKMTGAIFAWITWLWTMVVAPIEVQAVLQYASNYVPNLMEKINGIDTLTNKGLIFATLLMAVLSFINIVGVKFMAETNKIVVIWKLIIPVGVAILLLSSNIHPENLTSHEFFPFGFNGLLSSISVGGVSFSFFGFQTAIFLAGEAKNPQKSIPFALFGSILASMALYVILQIGFILSVDPSAITNGWDKISFTGDAGPFAGIFIALGFAFMVKVLYFDAIISPFGTAVGFVASSSRILYSMSIQGDAPKAFSKVNRFSIPWVAILVNFLIGMLFFLPFSGWQSMIAFLSAAIVLSLACGPICLPIFRKNLPNLARPFKLPFPKFLSFLSFYVCNLMLQWTGWETVWKLFVAVGLGIFIFIMSHYLSKSARKETLSLKSFSWLILYLLLSGIVSYLGTYKGGLGIISMQLDFIVIAITSLVVFLYAQKTALSEKETNEIYQKILNNHSN
- a CDS encoding RluA family pseudouridine synthase, which translates into the protein MLKTLSAKVTELHIGERFDVVATHLFPNISRKKIKNIIDSGGAYLNKKRIKIAKTEVKIGDKIELFWEENSIDNTQKGSIKQLNIKNNIEIKIDTETLIFENESFSIINKPAGVASQATLTSSTDTIFHLLNKVYPEKFDLKKMFLVHRLDKDTSGLMIIAKNLEVQKKFENLFRDKLIEKNYLALCFSKPKQNEGELNFPIAKDSNRKNCYFAITNPNSKNKNAKEAFTKYKLLQYYNDANISLVSCFPKTGRTHQIRVHLNAIGCPILGDKTYSQNIYGHKYYQIALRHMLHACYLKFQFEGQNFEFNLDLPKDFKSIIETIEAVK
- the icd gene encoding isocitrate dehydrogenase (NADP(+)): MSYKLITVPQGGAHIKADANGKIEVPDNPVIPYIEGDGTGPDIWYASQMVFDAAVQKAYGGKKKIHWMEVPAGEKSFNKHGNWLPDETIDAIKEFRVAIKGPLTTPVGGGIRSLNVALRQILDLYQCVRPVKWYTNVPSPVREPQKVNMCIFRENTEDIYAGIEFKAGTEEQKKLREFLANTLGKKVREDSGLGIKPVSEFGSKRLVRAAINYAIKNKCKSVTLVHKGNIMKFTEGAFRDWGYEVAKTEFREHCVTWEECNGNAPAGKILVKDAIADNMFQQALLRPDEYEVLACTNLNGDYLSDALAAQVGGLGIAPGANIGDGFALFEATHGTAPKYAGQDKVNPGSVILSGNMMFEYLGWNEVVTLIEKAFEKTLAQKVVTYDFARQLSGAREVKCSEFAKAIISNM
- a CDS encoding YkgJ family cysteine cluster protein; this encodes MDYKSAVEKLIPYVLNKYDSYQSEAQLAVTNFSQKFPKEQITCTKGCGACCHFPMVPITLGEAFVLLNRLLAEGYDLQALAAKLFEYSSKYFDFAKDLGTLPFKDQDQKKFLNLKTPCPFFVKEDGNQFSGHCGIFTMRPLICEFFNSLDSPAKCQLKQTHRSLEITNEIGSNIQDEIREYEKKLFGRSTIGHLPILLAALCTKEGLECFLTEKHLTSEEIKDEYAEAVNDFSLYIELLASLGYQISEKDILALEEAQSEIIKNCLPT
- a CDS encoding ABC-three component system protein translates to MLESIKQKNNTAGRNIVAGNMVENNFLINLNIPKEIEETSDVEIKKSIYKFMKFLKKNEEENELIGLEKKLIDAHMNSSVKRALKKKEEAFTMCLMNSLHPEFIIKTAHCLSFIEYEFSNKIESFFDENENITRNEEKRKGIKKIQDEVITDCNKIYNFFDFGDIEGLLFMLAGHCHIKWVP